One window from the genome of Salvia miltiorrhiza cultivar Shanhuang (shh) chromosome 7, IMPLAD_Smil_shh, whole genome shotgun sequence encodes:
- the LOC130993608 gene encoding probable BOI-related E3 ubiquitin-protein ligase 3 isoform X1, giving the protein MTSLRSKSTISVSQMFRGNNGNTAAPSFLENHLQYPEDVSNQLQFCGNLPVEFHADPVNYLGSNNGPPYLLPNKCGRDAEAIPRQQKLLFSLNNNTSNDESERKASTLNLNPVSTGLRLSYDDEERNSSITSASGSLTAASSVFPYLSNDIKRELDQQKEELNHFIRTQEANMVKGVRDMRHRHMASFVTAIEKGVSRKLREKDAELETITRRNKELVESMKQVTSEAQNWCYMAKYNESIVNVLKTNLEQAMQGSNAGKEGCGESDVDDAASCIDPNNYLSVSASVKKDIICKACKAKEVSILLMPCRHFCLCKECQAFATVCPVCQMITTASFEVYLS; this is encoded by the exons AAGTAAATCAACTATATCAGTTTCTCAAATGTTCAGAGGTAACAACGGCAATACTGCTGCACCGTCTTTTCTTGAAAATCATCTTCAATATCCGGAAGATGTCTCAAATCAGCTGCAGTTTTGTGGAAATT TACCTGTAGAATTTCATGCTGATCCTGTAAATTATCTTGGAAGTAACAATGGCCCTCCATACCTCCTGCCAAATAAATGTGGCAGGGATGCTGAAGCCATTCCCAGGCAGCAGAAACTTCTGTTTTCCTTAAACAATAATACTTCAAATGATGAATCTGAGAGAAAAGCCAGCACGTTGAACCTAAATCCTGTGTCTACTGGTTTAAGGCTCTCTTATGATGACGAGGAGCGAAACTCCTCTATCACTTCTGCAAGTGGAAGCCTGACAGCAGCATCGTCAGTTTTTCCTTATCTGAGCAACGACATCAAAAGAGAGCTTGATCAGCAAAAGGAAGAACTCAATCACTTTATCAGAACTCAG GAAGCTAATATGGTGAAAGGGGTTAGAGACATGAGGCACAGACACATGGCTTCTTTTGTTACTGCCATAGAGAAAGGTGTAAGCAGAAAGCTGCGCGAGAAAGATGCAGAACTGGAGACCATAACCCGCAGAAACAAAGAACTGGTCGAGAGCATGAAACAAGTAACGAGTGAAGCCCAGAACTGGTGCTATATGGCCAAGTACAACGAGTCAATCGTGAACGTTCTGAAAACAAATCTCGAGCAAGCAATGCAAGGGTCAAATGCAGGAAAAGAAGGGTGTGGAGAGAGCGATGTGGATGATGCTGCGTCTTGCATTGATCCGAACAACTACCTCAGCGTCTCCGCTTCTGTGAAGAAAGACATCATCTGTAAAGCCTGCAAAGCCAAGGAGGTATCCATTCTGTTAATGCCATGTAGACATTTCTGTTTGTGTAAAGAGTGTCAAGCCTTTGCCACAGTTTGTCCTGTCTGTCAGATGATAACAACCGCTAGCTTCGAGGTCTATCTATCTTGA
- the LOC130993608 gene encoding probable BOI-related E3 ubiquitin-protein ligase 3 isoform X2, with amino-acid sequence MFRGNNGNTAAPSFLENHLQYPEDVSNQLQFCGNLPVEFHADPVNYLGSNNGPPYLLPNKCGRDAEAIPRQQKLLFSLNNNTSNDESERKASTLNLNPVSTGLRLSYDDEERNSSITSASGSLTAASSVFPYLSNDIKRELDQQKEELNHFIRTQEANMVKGVRDMRHRHMASFVTAIEKGVSRKLREKDAELETITRRNKELVESMKQVTSEAQNWCYMAKYNESIVNVLKTNLEQAMQGSNAGKEGCGESDVDDAASCIDPNNYLSVSASVKKDIICKACKAKEVSILLMPCRHFCLCKECQAFATVCPVCQMITTASFEVYLS; translated from the exons ATGTTCAGAGGTAACAACGGCAATACTGCTGCACCGTCTTTTCTTGAAAATCATCTTCAATATCCGGAAGATGTCTCAAATCAGCTGCAGTTTTGTGGAAATT TACCTGTAGAATTTCATGCTGATCCTGTAAATTATCTTGGAAGTAACAATGGCCCTCCATACCTCCTGCCAAATAAATGTGGCAGGGATGCTGAAGCCATTCCCAGGCAGCAGAAACTTCTGTTTTCCTTAAACAATAATACTTCAAATGATGAATCTGAGAGAAAAGCCAGCACGTTGAACCTAAATCCTGTGTCTACTGGTTTAAGGCTCTCTTATGATGACGAGGAGCGAAACTCCTCTATCACTTCTGCAAGTGGAAGCCTGACAGCAGCATCGTCAGTTTTTCCTTATCTGAGCAACGACATCAAAAGAGAGCTTGATCAGCAAAAGGAAGAACTCAATCACTTTATCAGAACTCAG GAAGCTAATATGGTGAAAGGGGTTAGAGACATGAGGCACAGACACATGGCTTCTTTTGTTACTGCCATAGAGAAAGGTGTAAGCAGAAAGCTGCGCGAGAAAGATGCAGAACTGGAGACCATAACCCGCAGAAACAAAGAACTGGTCGAGAGCATGAAACAAGTAACGAGTGAAGCCCAGAACTGGTGCTATATGGCCAAGTACAACGAGTCAATCGTGAACGTTCTGAAAACAAATCTCGAGCAAGCAATGCAAGGGTCAAATGCAGGAAAAGAAGGGTGTGGAGAGAGCGATGTGGATGATGCTGCGTCTTGCATTGATCCGAACAACTACCTCAGCGTCTCCGCTTCTGTGAAGAAAGACATCATCTGTAAAGCCTGCAAAGCCAAGGAGGTATCCATTCTGTTAATGCCATGTAGACATTTCTGTTTGTGTAAAGAGTGTCAAGCCTTTGCCACAGTTTGTCCTGTCTGTCAGATGATAACAACCGCTAGCTTCGAGGTCTATCTATCTTGA
- the LOC130993607 gene encoding putative F-box/FBD/LRR-repeat protein At1g78760 produces the protein METHSQFVVNAYSPPRRRSYSWLDDGGKVCSGGDDRLSALPDSLCHQIVSLLPATDARRTAFLSRRWRYIWCACPSFNFDEREFHGRPLPLLHRYRSRLNFIRFVDAAIQCRRRFFDDLTLDKFRVSMRFFEELGPHLDQWIAFALDKNVKELSIIAEMKDLIAIAEFFQPFRVPYELPGAVFSARSIQTLELVFCDLSRVSAAAVSLPLLKNLEMVNVHLGDDSVLEAILSTSPLLEKISLSLVCGLKRMRISGENLKMAVVLKCSPLSQVTVSAPNLESFLFRGKRHSLDKIDVSSCRNLRFLWLQRASNLTDDALEKVVAQNGNLEVMILSHCSAVRNAFIKSPKLWMLVLFKCKHLANVKIQAPSLTALEYSGHMISFPSVAASPNLDAVIHIEGPEISSRWYAKLKDMCAKLESCRKLWIKCEHDIDLIIPHDLRKRLLPQLHGLKELKIHVRSGILNLAVLEDGIRWIFPGLRNLYVESDGCTHHFCYAGDLHAANGYGRRTKRKCITHCS, from the coding sequence ATGGAGACACATTCCCAATTTGTTGTCAACGCATACTCGCCCCCCCGCCGTCGATCCTATTCATGGTTGGATGACGGAGGAAAAGTCTGCAGCGGTGGCGACGACAGGCTGTCGGCCCTCCCCGACTCTCTCTGCCACCAGATCGTCTCCCTCCTCCCGGCCACCGACGCCAGGCGCACGGCCTTCCTCTCCCGCCGCTGGCGCTACATCTGGTGCGCCTGCCCTTCCTTCAACTTCGACGAGAGGGAATTCCACGgccgccccctccccctcctcCACCGCTACCGCAGCCGCCTCAACTTCATCCGCTTCGTCGACGCCGCCATCCAATGTCGCCGGAGATTCTTCGACGACCTCACCCTCGACAAATTTAGGGTATCGATGCGCTTCTTCGAGGAGCTGGGCCCGCACCTGGACCAATGGATCGCCTTCGCGCTCGACAAGAATGTGAAGGAGCTCAGCATTATCGCCGAGATGAAAGATCTCATCGCCATCGCCGAGTTCTTCCAGCCCTTCAGAGTGCCGTACGAGCTGCCCGGAGCCGTCTTCTCCGCCAGATCCATCCAAACCCTAGAGCTCGTCTTCTGCGATCTCAGCCGggtctccgccgccgccgtatCGCTGCCGCTGCTCAAAAACCTCGAGATGGTGAACGTCCATTTGGGCGACGACTCCGTTTTGGAAGCGATCCTCTCCACGAGCCCCCTCCTCGAGAAGATCAGCCTCTCCCTCGTGTGCGGCCTGAAGAGGATGAGAATCTCCGGCGAGAATCTCAAAATGGCGGTGGTCTTAAAATGCTCACCTCTCTCACAAGTAACGGTCAGCGCGCCGAATCTGGAGTCATTCCTCTTCAGAGGAAAGCGGCATAGCTTGGACAAGATCGACGTGTCGTCTTGCCGGAATCTCCGATTCCTGTGGCTGCAGCGCGCGTCCAATCTGACCGACGACGCCTTAGAGAAAGTGGTGGCCCAAAATGGCAATCTGGAGGTGATGATCTTGAGCCACTGCTCCGCCGTGAGAAACGCATTCATCAAGTCCCCCAAGCTATGGATGCTGGTCCTCTTCAAGTGCAAGCACTTGGCCAACGTCAAGATCCAAGCGCCGTCGCTAACCGCATTGGAGTATTCGGGCCACATGATCTCGTTCCCGTCGGTGGCGGCGTCGCCCAATCTGGACGCCGTGATCCACATCGAGGGGCCGGAGATATCGAGCCGGTGGTACGCCAAGCTCAAGGACATGTGCGCGAAGCTGGAGAGCTGCAGGAAGCTGTGGATAAAGTGTGAACACGACATCGACCTGATCATCCCGCACGACCTGCGGAAGCGCCTGCTGCCGCAGCTCCACGGTCTGAAAGAGCTCAAGATCCACGTGCGCAGCGGGATTCTGAATCTTGCCGTGCTTGAAGATGGGATTCGCTGGATTTTCCCCGGCTTGAGGAATCTCTACGTTGAATCCGATGGATGCACGCACCATTTTTGCTACGCCGGAGACCTACATGCTGCCAATGGGTATGGGAGGAGGACCAAGAGGAAGTGCATCACTCACTGCTCATAA